The Oryzias latipes chromosome 16, ASM223467v1 genomic sequence ACACCGATATTGGAGTGAGGGGAGAATTTTCAAGAGTAAAGACAGCtctcatcatcaaaaaaaatcttagagagttgaaattttaaaaactcttcTTAGCTTCTTAAGGCTGGCTATTGTTTTGCATCTGGGGATCCTTACAAATTGGCAAAGATATTAGTCTGGTATAAGCAAGACTGATCAAATGAACAAAATTCTTggatttatgaagaaaacaaCTCCACTgacttcttccattcatttcccTGACACTCCTTTCTTCTCTGCTGTGATGCTGGCATTCAACCCATTTTATTCTGCTGAGCCAAGATGCTGCAGTGAGCGCCtcttagagggaaaaaaaaacctcttgcaGGGACCAGAAGCTAAACCTGCAAATCTAGGGAACTATGGATCCTTCCTTAgtcttaaataagaaaaaaagttttttttttacttgtgttttttttttctttatttgtatcaTTAATAAAATTCTTTCTTTCTAGAAATCATGTTTCCAGACCAAAGCGATTTTGAATAtggtaaggattttttttttaattttgagcacaaatattataataattaaTGTAATCCTGATTTGCATATTGACGTGTGTACATGTAACTGAATATGCAACAGATTCTACTATTTAGGTAttaattattgtaaaaatgcATACAATATTTTCCCTTTTAGACTATGAAACCTTGCGGACAACAGGGGTGACCCTtgcagttgttttgtttgtcgCGGGCATTTTTATAGCTTTGAGTAAGTCATagactttctttattttaaatttttcccTAAAGTAGGTTTTTTCACATgcaatatatatacatactCGGTACATTCATTTTGTAATTCATCTGTCGTTCcacaaacaggtaaaaaaattgCAAGATGTGTAAAACCTTCCTCCAAGTAAGAAACATGCAAGCTTTAGTGGTTGGCCGATCATGCATGttgtttgaatttgaaatggttGCTCAACAACAGTGGAGGGTGGGGAAAAATTACTTtgataaaagatgaaaaaactaACATAAAAAGTTTTTCCTTTCCTCGCCCTCAATGGAgcttttctaaagaaaaaaaaccccttcctctttctgctcaCCTAACCCAACGTACACTCCCAACACATAAATGACTCCTAACAAAACTTTGAGTGATGCATCTTTACCAATTGATACCTTATTATTTACTTTGTCTTGatggtttttttaaagcatgtttCTACTCCCCACTCATGTGTTGGTAGTGTATTAGCACTTTTTATTCTCAGTCAGCTGCATGCTGCTTGAATGGcaaaccaaaaaatataaatatatttgttgctaataaagaacaaaaactggTTTATGAGAGGAGTAATGCTTGAAAATCTGTCATTTCTACAAGTTTGTGTATTTCTGCATAATAGCAGGCTCAAATACCATCAGATCCATTACAGCCCACTGGGTGTGTGAAGATAGAACTGAGCTGGCATGGagccaaaaacattttatgtctCCATGCCCATTGGATCAAGAAGATGATGAGATGGATTGCATTCAATTTCTTTTTGGATAGGTCTTTTAAAATCCATCACCCAGCTATAACAAAGGATTTAAATTCAGGCAAGAATAAATCTAAAACTCTGccaaaggatttgaaaaaatgAGTCACACTACTCTGATTcaatggtttttattttggaacAACATTGAAAAGTAATATCTAAAGTAATGATTTTCTCATTTATGTCATACATCTCTGGCATCGTTTTGGGGAAAATGTAACTTATGCTTTACAATGTTTCTTTAATGAGCTTACGTCAGGTGTGGGGTTCATCTGGgcttttccaaatgttttcatcctaAATCACAATGTCATATTAGCGTTAGACAACTTTAGCTCTGAGACACACACAACTCACCATTGAGAACTAAATGTTTAGGAAGATGTTGgagcttaaattaaaaaaaagtaattaaatgaTCAACAGCAGACTTTCTGATGTTACAATTAAATGAGTGGAAACCAACTTTTAACTCCTTCCATAACGATGAGCAGCAATGAATGCTTTTCTAATAGTTCCATAGCTTTTCTGGGCTTTGTATTAACTCACAATGAGTGCTCAAGATCAGCAAACTATAGCAGGTTATGATGATAATCTAATTAAATGGGTTTTTATTAACAGTTGCTGCTGATTGTCTtccttaaatttaaaaacatttttacattatttgtaGTGTGATTTTACTTCATTAAATCCTGGTTATAAAGAGTATCTTCTTTGTGTTCTGGCTGTTAACGTTAGCAGCCACCAACAATTtaatcctcttcatcttcactcacaccaaccaccTTCATGTTCATTTTGACTACATCATTGAACTTCCTCTTTGGTCCTCACCTGGACCTTTTTCCTGggagctccaacctcagcatcctttaaACATAATCACTTTTCCTCCTCTGGCCATGTCTAAACCACCAATCTGCTtctctgcatttatctccaaaatgTCAAATATGATCTGTTCCTTCGATGTACTCATTCGTTATCCTGTTACTGCCAAACATAACCTCAGAATCTTTATCTCTGCTACCTTCAGCTTTACTTCCTGTCTCTAAACCGACAGCATGGCTGCTCCCTCAACAGTCTTCTACACTTctcctttcatttttgctgacactcttctgtcacacctgaaaccttcctccacccatTCTACtcctctggactgttgaccctgAGTACTTAAAGCactccaccttcttcacctctgctcccttGAACCTCACCGTTTCTCTTGAGTCTCTgtcatttacacactgatgctCTGTCTTGCTATGGCTAAGAATGTAATCCATCTTAATCCAGTGCTTTCATGCGCTATTCTCAAATCcagataaatgcagagggttgtgttGGGAAGGTCATATGACAGAAAATTAAAGCCTAATTAAATAACCAAAGAGATCAAATAAAGCTATTATGTAGATTAAACAAGATataatagattttttaaaaaggttttgaaactattttaaaaatatttaaagtctcactctgatcatctttgatctattttcaaagcgttcccagtggtcttttcgcTATGACtctttaaccaaaatcaaaaatttgTCTCATAATCTAggacatagtatctgcagagcagcagtagtttattagataTTCACCTCTGTGATGTGGGCGGGAACTTTGGTGCGGGGGCAACCCCGTCCGCCCGCCCACCCGTCCCCTCGCCATTGCTGAGAcctcggagcagggagcttgtagccacCCCAGTGCATTTTCTATGTACCAAACggcactttttcatctgctcctaattcacaacagtttaaatagagaaattctcagaaatgagCTTAAATTTCTTTCCATATGtccatctttagaaaaataccTCATagacatgttaaaaccaccaaaaacacaattttcatgggagtgggtctttcagccAATATACTGCAGAAAAACCTATAGCAAGCAATTCATATGAGGCGAGCCTGTAGCATCTTAGAGTTTATTAAGATTCAATCCATACacatttataatatatatacatatgattaaataataaataatttcatACAATGCAAAATAAGCTAAAATGGAGACATTTCACAAATCATCAGCACTGACAACGGTTTTCTGGGAGACGGTGAGCTAAACGGTGAGCTGTAATGTAGGAGTTCTCATTGGTTTGGATttatttactttgatttttggGTTAAAGTCTGacgtttttcattatttatgcagaaatatataaaaagattcaAAAGCAAATTGCTTCAGCAGTTGATTTAAAAGCTTGTAACCCTGACAATGAAAGCACCTTTCACTTTCCCAGCACTTTTTATCAGTACAATTATACttatttgttgtatttatgaattttaataaatactgttatttttttttatttttttcacactttgtATTACTTCAGATCCAATTCCAATGGTACCCAAATTCCAAAAACAGAAGGtacgttttttttccaagtgaaGTGTTTAAATCTGcatcctttttgcttttttaactttaacttttttcttattttgtttcagttcCCCCTCCAGCTGTATGAAAATCACAACGCAAGCTTAAAGGAAGAAAGATGCATTCGCAGGGTCTACACCACCAACTATGCACCAGCTGCTCTGTGGCAATTCTTTCACAGGCTAATATTGGTCGGCCGCCTGGATTATTTATCCCCAGAAACTTTTATCTTATCATAACCTCAGTATACTGAAAAAAGAACTGCTCATCCACATGTGgagaaaatgcatgaaaaacatATGCAGGCATGATTTCTATTCAACTTGTGCTATCGTAACAGCATGTTTTAGTGAAAGATCACAAATGtatgaagcttttttatttatcattttattgtGTTCTCATAGCCAtgatttttctgtaaaatgaacagaataagagtacaataaataaatcaaatgttgATATAAAAACCCATTAAAAAGACAACACAGTGTAATGCATTTAAGGTTCCTTTGTCttgtaaaaattaaagaaaaaaagcacacacaaaaaataattgcatttttGCTTCAATAGAAGGATAACATAGAAAAGCCCTGAAATATTGTGTGAATATTTAAATAGTTACTTCAAATTAAGATTAAGAAACAATGATTGCTTACATCATTTCTCCAACTATCATTTTGCCTGGAATCAAATACAGTAAATGTtgatcatttaaagaaaacatggtTTACTACCACAGCTGACCCTTGTGCTTTACAGGAATTGGCAGCATGTTAAAGGTCAAAGATGACACACTCCTATGAGATCAAATGACTTCACTGTCCCCTCAAGGGTTTGATTTCGCTGTCAAATTCAGTAAAAGTGGGTGGAACGAGTGcttgaaaaataaacacttcTTGGTGAAATTCAGATGCTGTTCGACTCATCTC encodes the following:
- the LOC101174129 gene encoding FXYD domain-containing ion transport regulator 7 isoform X3, which encodes MATTEIMFPDQSDFEYDYETLRTTGVTLAVVLFVAGIFIALSKKNCKMCKTFLQIQFQWYPNSKNRSSPSSCMKITTQA
- the LOC101174129 gene encoding uncharacterized protein LOC101174129 isoform X1, producing MATTEIMFPDQSDFEYDYETLRTTGVTLAVVLFVAGIFIALNPIPMVPKFQKQKFPLQLYENHNASLKEERCIRRVYTTNYAPAALWQFFHRLILVGRLDYLSPETFILS
- the LOC101174129 gene encoding uncharacterized protein LOC101174129 isoform X2; this translates as MATTEIMFPDQSDFEYDPIPMVPKFQKQKFPLQLYENHNASLKEERCIRRVYTTNYAPAALWQFFHRLILVGRLDYLSPETFILS